Proteins from a single region of Carassius gibelio isolate Cgi1373 ecotype wild population from Czech Republic chromosome A5, carGib1.2-hapl.c, whole genome shotgun sequence:
- the LOC127989004 gene encoding zona pellucida sperm-binding protein 3, which yields MTESLILTLLILTVEFSDVRASPLSSDPHITSPVGRSQMSEPFQIKQPSNQIKESSGRQITRVKTVAVICHENYMEIAIKADLFEVGQPVHASELHLGADSQFITSCKVSAFSTNEYIIAARLTDCGTQHWITDDSLIYTNLLIFTPQPSPDGVVRLEQAVVPIECYYRRRFDITSNPIRPTWVPFSSTQSAVEDLQFSLKLMTSDWRSERASSVYFLGDFISIEASVHLGHHVNLRVYIESCVATVTPDIKSLPKYTFIENHGCLMDGRTTGSKSRFLPRIQNDKLQLQLDAFKFHQETRPEMYITCTLQAYPVMDVVDPFHKACSFIEGSWKAADGGDWACYSCQATKDYASFLHSTPQQPEPPSPRQDQTSSSQRPNKFKIQEGSGSSFKSLPTSEPVLSWKNVILPQEEDYGVVSVGWEEEKTLGPLAILPKKMKMGFLAPPRVKQGVPPVPYLSKDKKPMPHSSLWKNGVSAKMDKSVIIPQSSLEDTEQANIMAIKPELKKIEDEYDHEDGDDTEDYDGRGEDHDYKAEKEKAREVYQSMWKTKLLSEEDFKERFTTLGSNSEEDSGLHTLGTSPSLPDKEEGSL from the exons ATGACAGAAAGTTTAATCTTGACTCTTCTAATTTTGACCGTAGAGTTTAGTGATGTGAGGGCATCTCCACTAAGCTCTGATCCACATATAACTTCTCCAGTCGGTCGGTCGCAAATGAGTGAACCTTTTCAAATCAAGCAGCCCTCGAATCAAATAAAAGAGTCATCCGGCAGACAGATCACACGAGTCAAAACCGTAGCCGTGATTTGTCACGAGAATTACATGGAGATTGCGATTAAGGCTGACCTCTTTGAAGTCGGTCAACCTGTGCATGCTTCGGAGCTGCATCTTGGCGCCGACAGTCAGTTTATAACTTCTTGTAAAGTGAGCGCATTCTCCACAAACGAGTACATCATAGCAGCTAGGCTCACCGACTGTGGCACTCAACACTGG ATTACAGATGACTCCCTTATATACACCAACCTCCTTATCTTCACTCCGCAACCCTCTCCAGATGGAGTGGTTCGCCTTGAGCAGGCTGTAGTTCCCATTGAATGTTATTATCGAAG AAGGTTTGATATTACCAGTAACCCCATCAGACCAACATGGGTTCCTTTTAGTTCAACGCAATCAGCAGTGGAGGATTTGCAGTTTTCACTAAAGCTAATGACAA GTGATTGGCGCTCCGAACGAGCCTCTTCGGTGTACTTCCTGGGAGACTTCATAAGCATAGAAGCCTCAGTTCATCTGGGTCATCACGTTAACCTCCGTGTATATATTGAGAGCTGTGTTGCCACAGTGACTCCAGATATTAAGTCTTTGcccaaatacacatttattgaaAATCATGG TTGTCTGATGGACGGACGGACAACTGGCTCAAAGTCTCGTTTCCTTCCCAGAATCCAGAATGACAAACTCCAGCTACAACTGGATGCATTCAAATTCCACCAAGAGACAAGGCCAGAG ATGTACATCACTTGTACTCTTCAAGCTTACCCTGTAATGGATGTAGTTGACCCCTTTCATAAAGCCTGCTCCTTTATCGAAGGAAG CTGGAAGGCTGCAGATGGTGGAGACTGGGCTTGTTACAGCTGCCAAGCAACAAAAGATTAtgcatcattcctccattctACACCGCAACAACCTGAGCCACCTTCTCCCAGACAAGACCAGACCTCATCTTCCCAAAGACCCAACAAATTTAAGATTCAAGAGGGTTCTGGAAGTTCTTTCAAATCCTTGCCAACAAGTGAACCTGTTCTCTCTTGGAAGAACGTAATTCTCCCACAAGAGGAGGATTATGGAGTTGTTTCAGTGG GATGGGAAGAGGAGAAAACCTTGGGTCCACTAGCCATCCttcctaaaaaaatgaaaatggggTTTCTGGCTCCTCCCAGAGTGAAGCAGGGTGTTCCACCGGTCCCTTATCTCAGTAAAGATAAGAAACCGATGCCTCATAGTAGCCTATGGAAGAATGGTGTTTCTGCTAAGATGG ATAAAAGTGTTATAATTCCTCAATCCTCATTGGAAGACACTGAGCAAGCTAATATCATGGCAATTAAACCAGAATTAAAGAAGATTGAGGATGAATATGACCATGAAGATGGTGACGACACGGAAGACTATGATGGTAGAGGTGAAGACCATGACTATAAAGCGGAAAAAGAAAAGGCAAGAGAGGTTTATCAAAGCATGTGGAAGACTAAACTCTTGTCAGAAGAAG ATTTTAAAGAACGCTTTACAACTCTTGGCTCAAACAGTGAGGAAGACTCTGGACTGCATACATTAGGTACAAGCCCCTCCCTTCCAGATAAAGAAGAGGGTTCCCTCTAA